Part of the Candidatus Cloacimonadaceae bacterium genome, GTGAAAAACTTGTAGTTAATTAAAAAAAAAGATATGAAAATGAAGAACTTTAACCCCGTCGAACTCATCCTCAAAAAGCGCAACGGCGATATGCTCGAAGCCGCTGAGATAAAATACTTTATCGGGTCTTTCCTGAGCGGGGAGATCCCGGATTACCAGATGTCCGCGCTGCTCATGGCGCTCTATTTTCAGGGCATGCAAAAGCTCGAAATCGCCGCGCTCACGGATGCCTATATCAACAGTGGCAGCACCTTAGCCTTCGATGATTCACTCATCGTGGCGGACAAACATTCCACCGGTGGAGTGGGAGATAAGATATCGCTGATGCTTGCTCCCATCGCTGCGTCCCTTGGATTGACGGTTCCGATGATCTCGGGACGCGGTTTGGGGCATACGGGAGGGACTTTGGACAAGCTGGAATCCATCCCCGGATTCAATACTCAATATGGCATGGAGCAGTTCCAGGCATTGGTTCAAAGGCATGGCGCAGCACTGGTTGGGCAATCCGAATTCCTCGTTCCGGCGGATAAGAGAATCTATTCCTTGAGAGACGTAACCGCCACAGTGGAAAGTCCCGGTTTGATAACCGCCAGCATTATGAGCAAAAAGATCGCCGAGGGCGCCAAACACCTGGTCATCGATCTCAAGATCGGCAGCGGCGCTTTCATGCCAAACCTGAGAAGGGCAAAGGAATTGGCGGAATTGCTCGTCCATACGGGAGAAAGTTTTGGACAAAAGGTCTCGATCGTCTTTTCAAACATGAATTCGCCTTTGGGACACGCCGTCGGCAACGCTCTGGAAATGATCGAAGCGATCGAATATCTGAAGGGACGATACCTTTCCGATACCCATGAGCTCACCTCTGCTCTCACGGCGCAAATGCTGATCAGCGGGGGACTTGCAAGGGATTATGATCATGCGGTGGATATGATCGAGACCGCGGTTTTCAGCGGAAAAGCGTTGGCAAAATTTGAAGAGATCATCGAAGCTCAGGGTGGCGATCCGCGCGTCTGTCATGATTATTCCCTCTTCAGCAAGGCAAAATATGCCATTTCCATTTTCGCGGATCATGGCGGATTTGTGCATGCCATCGATTCCCGCGCCATCGGCTATGCTTTGATTCGCGTGAACGCGGGCAGGATGAAGGTAGCTGATCTGATAGACTATGGCGCCGGAGCTTTGCTGTATCCCAAGATCGGGCATCAGATCAATGTGGGAGACGAGATCGGAATCCTGTATTCAAACGATCAAAGCAAGGGCGAGGAAGCGGCGGCTTTGATCCGCCAATCATACAAGATCAGCGAGTTTCCTTGTCCAAACGAAACGTTGATCCACGAGATCCTCGCTCCGGAATGATCCGTTTCTTCAGCCGAAATAGAAACTGAAAAACCAGATCAACGCGACGACCACCGGAACGCAGATCAGGGTTGACCAGGTGATCGCGTGGGCGGTGGCGCGTTTGTCGATGCCATAAGGCACCAAAAACATGTTGGTACCGGTG contains:
- a CDS encoding thymidine phosphorylase, with product MKNFNPVELILKKRNGDMLEAAEIKYFIGSFLSGEIPDYQMSALLMALYFQGMQKLEIAALTDAYINSGSTLAFDDSLIVADKHSTGGVGDKISLMLAPIAASLGLTVPMISGRGLGHTGGTLDKLESIPGFNTQYGMEQFQALVQRHGAALVGQSEFLVPADKRIYSLRDVTATVESPGLITASIMSKKIAEGAKHLVIDLKIGSGAFMPNLRRAKELAELLVHTGESFGQKVSIVFSNMNSPLGHAVGNALEMIEAIEYLKGRYLSDTHELTSALTAQMLISGGLARDYDHAVDMIETAVFSGKALAKFEEIIEAQGGDPRVCHDYSLFSKAKYAISIFADHGGFVHAIDSRAIGYALIRVNAGRMKVADLIDYGAGALLYPKIGHQINVGDEIGILYSNDQSKGEEAAALIRQSYKISEFPCPNETLIHEILAPE